A genomic stretch from Arenicella xantha includes:
- a CDS encoding tetratricopeptide repeat protein, producing MFKHSTIALLIILLQISLSTEATAEEGSIGFYNQGIQFYSGQGVDRDYARAFGLFNRAARSGHARAQYQLGLMYANGHHVERDYGQALHWYQQSSHQGLGMAHHGIASLYQHGYGVPQNYERAIYWYSRSLDTGFTESVDPLEQIYFDQFGLDVDVSESGALITEIAEAGDATAQYNLGYMHYIGHTVEKNYTKAAMWFIKSASQGDTDAQLNLGKMYRFGEGVKQDDRQCYVWSSVAIELNNIEATENQQACKAELTDENIEQAKLEIASKIAQYQQQP from the coding sequence ATGTTTAAGCATTCGACAATAGCCTTACTTATCATTCTGCTTCAAATATCACTTAGTACCGAAGCAACCGCAGAAGAAGGCTCAATAGGCTTTTACAACCAAGGGATTCAGTTCTATTCTGGCCAGGGTGTTGATCGCGATTATGCTCGCGCCTTCGGTCTATTTAACCGAGCTGCGCGCTCTGGTCACGCGCGCGCTCAGTACCAGTTAGGGCTTATGTATGCCAACGGTCATCACGTCGAACGAGACTACGGGCAGGCGCTTCATTGGTATCAACAATCGTCTCACCAAGGACTCGGCATGGCGCATCATGGCATTGCCTCACTTTACCAGCATGGATACGGTGTTCCTCAGAACTATGAACGCGCAATCTATTGGTATTCTCGCTCACTAGATACCGGTTTCACTGAGTCTGTTGACCCACTAGAACAAATCTATTTTGATCAGTTTGGTTTAGATGTAGATGTGAGCGAGTCTGGAGCGCTGATTACTGAAATCGCCGAAGCCGGCGATGCAACCGCCCAATATAATTTGGGCTATATGCATTACATTGGTCATACCGTCGAGAAAAACTACACTAAGGCAGCGATGTGGTTTATTAAGTCGGCAAGCCAAGGTGATACAGATGCTCAACTGAACCTCGGAAAAATGTATCGTTTCGGTGAAGGCGTCAAACAAGATGATCGGCAGTGTTACGTATGGAGTTCCGTTGCAATCGAGCTGAACAATATAGAAGCCACAGAAAACCAGCAGGCTTGCAAAGCCGAATTAACTGATGAAAATATCGAACAAGCTAAACTCGAAATCGCATCTAAAATAGCGCAATATCAACAACAGCCTTAA
- a CDS encoding GNAT family N-acetyltransferase has protein sequence MPDDQITLRTATLADVALLREFEQGVVAAERPLALNMRDGKVEYYDLPALIKSEQVHLLIAEQHAEPAACGYLRIDTSKPHNKSHQHGYIGFIYVNPNHRGLQLAQHIIEALIRWGKQHELSVFTLDVYNGNSAAIHVYQKLGFKPNLIEMVLET, from the coding sequence ATGCCAGATGACCAAATTACTTTGCGTACGGCAACACTCGCAGATGTTGCTTTGTTACGTGAGTTTGAACAGGGTGTTGTTGCAGCCGAGCGCCCACTGGCACTTAATATGCGAGATGGAAAGGTAGAGTATTATGACCTTCCTGCGCTAATCAAAAGCGAACAAGTCCATCTTCTGATAGCCGAACAACACGCCGAACCGGCCGCTTGTGGCTACCTCAGAATCGACACGTCAAAACCACACAACAAATCACACCAGCATGGCTATATTGGCTTTATTTACGTCAACCCAAATCATCGTGGACTACAGCTAGCGCAGCACATAATCGAAGCACTTATTCGTTGGGGAAAACAGCATGAGCTATCAGTATTTACCTTAGACGTCTACAATGGCAACAGCGCGGCGATTCATGTTTATCAAAAACTGGGGTTTAAGCCCAACCTGATTGAAATGGTATTAGAGACTTAA
- the mnmH gene encoding tRNA 2-selenouridine(34) synthase MnmH, giving the protein METNRSNLSSDDFRQLFLANTPLMDVRAPIEFNEGAFPCSVNVPILDDVQRHLIGTEYAANGQDAAIALGHSLATSDVRQQRVQAWQQFTAENPAGYLYCFRGGLRSRITQQWLHDVGCEYPLVDGGYKALRRFLLDQLERLCDTSQLLLVSGATGVGKTELITQESTAIDLEGRAKHRGSAFGGTFQAQPAQIGWENQIIIDWMRCEAQGRSSVLIEAESHLIGRIHLPSVLQAAMRRAPVVLLEASMEDRIQRLYNDYILNTLDHLRTASNEPWGELQHLIQQSLDKIRKRLGGVRWQQLTTQLTNAIILLRDQHDDTEFRDMIKHLLEHYYDPLYQYHQARNQARVVCRGSAQDVQQWLSQL; this is encoded by the coding sequence TTGGAAACTAATCGAAGCAACCTAAGCAGCGACGATTTCCGCCAACTTTTTCTGGCGAATACGCCATTAATGGACGTGCGCGCGCCGATTGAGTTTAATGAGGGCGCGTTCCCATGCTCGGTGAACGTGCCGATTCTCGATGATGTCCAGCGTCACTTAATCGGGACCGAGTACGCCGCCAATGGTCAGGATGCGGCTATTGCTTTGGGGCACAGCCTTGCCACATCCGACGTGCGGCAGCAACGGGTACAGGCGTGGCAACAATTTACTGCGGAGAACCCTGCAGGATACCTGTATTGTTTTCGAGGAGGTTTGCGGTCGCGAATAACCCAGCAGTGGCTGCACGATGTTGGTTGTGAATATCCATTGGTTGATGGGGGATACAAAGCGCTTAGACGCTTTTTGCTAGATCAGCTTGAGCGATTATGTGATACCAGTCAGTTGTTATTAGTCAGTGGTGCAACGGGAGTTGGGAAGACCGAGTTGATCACGCAGGAATCCACCGCCATTGACTTAGAGGGGCGAGCCAAACATCGGGGCAGTGCGTTCGGCGGTACGTTCCAAGCGCAGCCTGCTCAGATTGGTTGGGAGAATCAAATAATAATTGATTGGATGCGTTGTGAAGCTCAGGGGCGTTCATCGGTTTTGATTGAAGCCGAGTCGCACTTGATTGGCCGAATCCATTTGCCGTCAGTATTGCAAGCGGCGATGCGGCGCGCACCGGTTGTGTTGCTGGAGGCGAGTATGGAAGATCGGATCCAGCGACTGTATAACGATTATATACTGAACACGCTCGACCACTTGAGGACTGCTAGTAATGAGCCTTGGGGTGAGCTACAACATTTAATACAACAAAGCTTAGACAAGATCAGAAAGCGCTTGGGTGGTGTGCGTTGGCAGCAACTTACCACACAGCTCACCAATGCGATCATTCTACTCAGAGATCAGCACGACGATACTGAATTTCGCGACATGATTAAGCACCTGCTTGAACACTATTATGATCCCTTGTATCAGTACCACCAGGCACGTAATCAAGCTCGAGTGGTATGTCGTGGTAGCGCGCAAGATGTGCAGCAATGGCTTAGCCAACTATGA
- a CDS encoding DUF2189 domain-containing protein — MLGFKDVTRAPRVSLSYGVVMASVIMAASILVWQGSSTWVMLLLLVGLVFFAPIACVGIYAISAQLERDIPVSLVRTLRACLKRYIGTELVFVLALIIVFLVWARASSMTSIFMPNRGDYGWADLSAYLAIMSLVSVFFLGITFAASVFALPMIMHRDVDAITAIVTSINAVLRNKLAMLVWGLLIGCGLLLGLASAGIFLVVFLPAVGHAVWHGYLETIDASQFPRHVAGITATARAAKER, encoded by the coding sequence ATGCTTGGGTTTAAGGACGTGACTCGAGCGCCGAGGGTGAGCCTTAGCTATGGCGTCGTTATGGCTTCGGTGATTATGGCAGCGTCTATCTTGGTCTGGCAGGGCAGCAGTACTTGGGTAATGCTCCTATTGTTAGTTGGACTAGTATTTTTTGCGCCGATTGCCTGTGTTGGTATTTACGCGATCAGTGCGCAGCTTGAGCGTGACATACCGGTGTCATTGGTACGTACGTTACGCGCTTGTCTAAAACGTTATATCGGCACTGAGCTAGTGTTTGTGTTAGCTCTGATCATTGTCTTTCTTGTGTGGGCTAGAGCCAGTTCAATGACTAGTATTTTTATGCCAAACCGCGGCGATTATGGGTGGGCTGATCTCAGTGCGTATCTTGCTATTATGAGCCTAGTTTCGGTGTTCTTTTTGGGGATCACTTTCGCGGCTAGCGTGTTCGCGCTACCGATGATTATGCATCGCGATGTGGATGCGATAACCGCGATTGTCACGTCGATTAATGCAGTGCTTCGAAACAAATTAGCGATGCTGGTTTGGGGGTTGTTGATCGGTTGTGGTCTGCTGCTTGGACTCGCATCGGCTGGAATTTTTCTAGTGGTTTTCTTACCTGCAGTGGGGCATGCCGTATGGCACGGCTATCTCGAAACTATCGACGCCAGTCAGTTTCCGCGGCACGTGGCGGGAATTACCGCTACCGCTAGAGCGGCAAAAGAGCGGTGA
- a CDS encoding LLM class flavin-dependent oxidoreductase — translation MTFTLSVLDQSFTRSPDQAPQALQETIAMAQWCEQLGYERFWVSEHHAFATLAGSAPEVLIAALGAATKRIRLGSGGIMLPHYSAYKIAEVFSLLANLYPDRIDLGVGRAPGADMSTAVALATDGRPKFERFPALLEELTNYLREPVSKPLVSPKPPENLPIWLLGSSADSAQLAAQQGLPYNLALFINPQAQSELIRLYKQYFTSTRKGQRPYGTITISAFCCDTEAEAKRQQHTFDVNFFRFVSGERNASNGGALLTPEQAADYPMTPQFAGFIAQRNQNRAVGSPSQVADAIQAIAKRYAADEVMIVSNIYGFEERKRCFELIKKSI, via the coding sequence ATGACTTTTACGCTCTCAGTCTTAGACCAATCTTTCACACGATCACCGGACCAAGCTCCGCAAGCGCTGCAAGAGACCATTGCCATGGCGCAGTGGTGTGAACAGTTAGGCTATGAACGTTTTTGGGTATCAGAGCATCACGCATTTGCCACCTTGGCTGGCAGTGCGCCCGAAGTGCTAATCGCCGCATTAGGTGCTGCAACCAAACGCATAAGACTAGGCTCCGGTGGCATTATGCTACCGCATTACAGCGCCTATAAAATTGCTGAAGTGTTTTCTTTATTGGCCAACCTCTACCCAGACCGGATCGATCTTGGAGTGGGCCGAGCCCCTGGCGCTGACATGTCCACTGCCGTCGCATTAGCGACTGACGGACGCCCTAAATTCGAACGCTTTCCTGCGTTGCTGGAAGAGTTGACAAACTACTTACGCGAGCCGGTGAGCAAACCCCTAGTAAGCCCCAAACCACCAGAGAATCTACCAATTTGGTTACTCGGATCAAGTGCTGACAGTGCGCAACTTGCCGCACAACAAGGTTTGCCCTACAACCTAGCTCTGTTTATTAACCCTCAGGCTCAGTCGGAGTTGATTCGTCTATATAAACAATATTTTACGTCGACCCGCAAAGGTCAGCGGCCATATGGCACGATCACCATTAGCGCATTTTGTTGCGACACTGAGGCTGAAGCTAAGCGCCAGCAGCATACCTTCGACGTGAACTTTTTTCGATTTGTTAGTGGGGAGCGTAACGCGTCCAACGGTGGTGCTCTGCTAACCCCAGAGCAAGCTGCTGATTACCCGATGACACCGCAATTCGCGGGCTTTATCGCGCAGCGCAACCAAAATCGCGCCGTTGGCTCGCCCTCACAAGTGGCGGATGCAATTCAAGCCATTGCTAAACGATATGCTGCCGATGAAGTCATGATTGTTAGTAACATCTATGGCTTTGAAGAGCGCAAGCGGTGCTTCGAGCTAATAAAAAAGAGCATTTAA
- the selD gene encoding selenide, water dikinase SelD has protein sequence MNNKDLVLLGGGHTHVLVIKALAMKPIAEVRVTLISERALTPYSGMLPGYVAGHYALNETNIDLNSLCRKAGVRWIQARSVGVDAEHQRVRLEAQPDVDYDVLSIDVGSTPNLRIPGAKEFAVGVKPIAGFQAKWRGLLTSLEQSSEPADQTKHWGVIGAGAGGVELVLAMAHRLRQHAHLKFHLIYRGEQILSGYPPRLIRHVEQALRSYGIALHPHFSVSAVHADGVTSGAGEQIQLDASIWCTGAVGASWLASSGLAVTQANFIQVNRNLQSVSHANVFAVGDIAENVDDPRPKAGVFAVRQAPFLAGNLRDYFAQKPLTEAKLQSQFLSLLALGDKLAVGSRNGLVLKGRWVWRWKDSIDQKFMQQFGDLAVLTMPMQRPLDQAPEQPYCGGCGSKLGPELLSDNLTKLAGPNGYTIEDAAVWQASPAMLSVQSIDGFRSFISDESRCAQVAVVHALSDLYAMGATPLTIQAWINLPIMGAALQQRDHLRMLQGIKTILDANNVTLVGGHSSQGAESHLGIVANGEVSASSRWSKGGAQDGDLIVMSKALGSGVLLAADMQGATDANAMDLLMGNMLESNALARDQLALVTPSAVTDITGFGLVGHLLEMLDASSKHQATDLAAELTLQDIPLLPTALELATSGWRSSLFPEMKSYLNRCSISPELRDGESDLVLEARKSLLVDPQTSGGLLACLTPAAAEKLIAESAMFKVIGTIVKRDQRPQVRQILLR, from the coding sequence TTGAACAATAAAGACCTAGTTTTACTGGGCGGTGGCCATACGCATGTGTTAGTGATAAAGGCACTGGCGATGAAGCCCATTGCGGAGGTCCGAGTGACGTTAATTTCGGAGCGCGCACTCACACCGTACTCAGGGATGTTGCCGGGCTATGTGGCGGGGCATTATGCGCTAAATGAGACTAATATTGATTTGAATAGTTTATGTCGCAAAGCCGGTGTACGCTGGATTCAGGCACGAAGTGTCGGGGTTGATGCTGAGCATCAGCGGGTACGCCTAGAGGCCCAACCGGATGTCGATTACGATGTATTGTCGATCGATGTTGGGTCGACGCCGAATCTGCGCATACCGGGAGCTAAAGAGTTTGCGGTAGGGGTAAAGCCGATCGCTGGGTTCCAAGCTAAGTGGCGTGGGTTGTTAACGTCGCTTGAGCAGAGTAGTGAGCCCGCGGATCAAACCAAACATTGGGGTGTGATCGGTGCTGGCGCTGGCGGAGTTGAACTGGTCTTGGCGATGGCGCACCGACTACGTCAGCATGCACATTTGAAGTTTCATCTTATTTACCGTGGTGAGCAAATTTTGTCTGGCTATCCGCCACGGCTTATACGCCACGTAGAGCAAGCCCTTCGGTCATATGGTATTGCCTTACATCCACACTTCTCCGTGTCTGCTGTGCACGCTGATGGTGTCACTAGTGGCGCGGGTGAACAGATTCAACTGGATGCCAGTATTTGGTGCACAGGTGCGGTGGGCGCGAGTTGGCTGGCAAGCAGTGGCTTGGCGGTTACGCAGGCCAATTTTATACAGGTTAACCGCAACTTACAGTCGGTGTCGCATGCTAACGTATTTGCGGTTGGCGACATTGCCGAGAATGTCGATGACCCACGTCCCAAGGCCGGTGTATTTGCGGTGCGTCAAGCTCCGTTTTTAGCAGGTAATTTGCGTGATTATTTTGCGCAGAAACCGCTAACTGAAGCTAAGCTGCAATCACAATTTCTAAGTTTGTTGGCATTAGGCGATAAGCTGGCTGTTGGTAGTCGTAATGGCTTGGTATTAAAGGGCCGTTGGGTGTGGCGTTGGAAGGACTCTATCGATCAGAAATTTATGCAGCAGTTTGGTGACCTTGCGGTGTTAACGATGCCTATGCAGAGGCCGCTCGACCAAGCTCCGGAGCAACCCTATTGCGGTGGTTGCGGCAGTAAATTGGGTCCTGAATTATTAAGCGATAATCTAACGAAGTTGGCTGGTCCGAACGGTTATACAATTGAGGATGCAGCGGTTTGGCAAGCGTCTCCAGCGATGTTGTCGGTGCAGTCTATTGATGGGTTTCGTAGTTTCATCTCCGATGAAAGTCGCTGTGCACAGGTCGCGGTAGTACATGCACTGAGTGACTTGTATGCGATGGGTGCGACTCCGCTGACGATCCAAGCCTGGATAAATTTGCCAATCATGGGCGCCGCTCTGCAACAACGCGATCATTTACGCATGCTGCAAGGAATCAAAACGATACTTGATGCGAACAATGTCACATTGGTGGGCGGTCATAGCAGTCAGGGGGCTGAGAGTCATCTGGGAATCGTGGCTAATGGAGAGGTTAGTGCCAGCTCGCGTTGGAGCAAGGGTGGAGCGCAAGACGGCGACCTTATTGTGATGAGTAAAGCACTCGGTAGTGGTGTGCTGCTGGCCGCCGATATGCAAGGTGCGACTGACGCGAACGCGATGGATTTGCTAATGGGCAATATGCTTGAGTCCAATGCGTTGGCGCGGGATCAGCTTGCGCTAGTTACGCCGAGTGCGGTAACGGATATCACGGGCTTTGGTTTAGTCGGGCACTTATTGGAAATGTTAGATGCATCGTCGAAGCATCAAGCGACCGACCTCGCTGCGGAATTGACGCTGCAAGACATTCCATTGCTGCCGACCGCATTGGAGCTCGCTACCTCAGGCTGGCGCTCAAGCTTATTTCCTGAGATGAAGTCTTACCTAAACCGATGCTCTATTAGTCCGGAGTTGCGCGACGGCGAGTCCGACCTTGTTCTAGAGGCTCGTAAATCCTTGTTAGTTGATCCGCAAACCAGTGGTGGGCTATTAGCTTGTCTAACACCAGCCGCAGCCGAAAAGCTGATCGCGGAATCAGCGATGTTTAAGGTGATTGGCACCATAGTTAAACGTGATCAGCGGCCCCAAGTAAGGCAAATTTTACTCCGCTAG